A genomic segment from Fusarium keratoplasticum isolate Fu6.1 chromosome 10, whole genome shotgun sequence encodes:
- a CDS encoding GPN-loop GTPase 2, whose product MPFAQLVLGSPGSGKSTYCDGMHQFLGAIGRACSVVNLDPANDHTNYPAALDIRNLIKLEEIMQDDKLGPNGGILYALEELEHNFEWLEEGLKELGEDYILFDCPGQVELYTHHNSLRNIFYKLQKIGFRLVSVHLSDSFCLTQPSLYVSNVLLSLRAMIQMDMPHVNILSKIDKVSEYEDLPFNLDYYTDVDDLTYLTPHLEAESPALRSEKFGKLNEAIGNLIESYGLVRYEVLAVENKKSMMHILRVIDRAGGYVFGGAEGANDTVWAVAMRNETSMLEVQDIQERWIDQKAEYDRMEREAEEEQARIQEEQAMEIEQSMPPPQPGTFDPDFGDMSVPADSGIKVVRKK is encoded by the exons ATGCCCTTTGCGCAACTCGTCCTCGGCAGCCCCGGCTCTGGAAAGAGTACCTACTGCGATGGCA TGCACCAGTTCCTTGGCGCCATCGGGCGTGCGTGCTCCGTTGTGAACCTTGATCCAGCCAACGATCATACCAACTACCCTGCGGCGCTCGATATTCGCAACCTGATCAAGCTCGAAGAGATTATGCAGGATGATAAACTAGGACCTAACGGCGGTATCCTATATgctctggaggagctggaacATAATTTTGAGTGGCTAGAAGAAGGACTGAAGGAGTTGGGCGAGGACTATATTCTATTCGATTGCCCGGGACAAGTGGAACTGTATACGCATCACAACTCGTTGCGCAACATCTTTTACAAGCTCCAGAAGATTGGCTTCAGG CTCGTCTCTGTCCACCTCTCCGATTCCTTCTGCCTGACGCAACCCTCGCTATACGTCTCCAACGTCCTCCTCTCCTTACGAGCCATGATCCAGATGGACATGCCACACGTCAacatcctctccaagatcGACAAAGTCTCCGAATACGAAGATCTACCCTTCAACCTCGATTACTACACCGATGTCGACGACCTAACATATCTGACACCCCATCTCGAGGCCGAATCCCCAGCGCTAAGAAGCGAAAAGTTTGGCAAGCTCAACGAGGCGATCGGGAATCTGATTGAGAGCTATGGCCTCGTGCGGTACGAAGTGCTGGCCgtcgagaacaagaagagCATGATGCATATTCTCCGAGTCATTGATCGTGCTGGTGGCTATGtctttggtggtgctgaAGGTGCCAACGATACTGTCTGGGCGGTTGCGATGAGGAACGAGACGTCCATGTTGGAGGTGCAGGATATCCAGGAGCGCTGGATCGATCAAAAGGCGGAATATGACCGGATGGAGCGCGAGGCCGAAGAAGAGCAGGCTCGCATCCAGGAGGAACAGGCCATGGAGATTGAACAATCCATGCCACCGCCTCAACCAGGCACCTTTGACCCTGACTTTGGGGACATGTCGGTGCCGGCAGACAGTGGGATCAAGGTAGTTAGGAAGAAATAA